In Apostichopus japonicus isolate 1M-3 chromosome 5, ASM3797524v1, whole genome shotgun sequence, a single window of DNA contains:
- the LOC139967791 gene encoding enolase 4-like, with product MAASRSSQRNAREFFELKQRAVRFYKENKVPEKLEDILNAMVYEQPPDVYGRLSEYFESISSPIVISKFQANQVLDSRGQPTIQADVHCIRKGIEECMASSTMASFNHLTDTAPPDQKESEDKERQESVLAAIEFIQGPISEGLSGLDPTQQKEADDIVCSIINKLKEENEALNEEKSPAKVEIADEAKSETSKPETKNASAKGKKKSGSAKSTTVVIQEPKEPMFCGCNAVCVVSQAVARVGSEVKGIPLYEYIASLCYEDSPYQFSFPIPMMTVLSSGKASPGKQNLLKEVLLIPKPDLSFRESVQQLTQIYQRVSNLHFSKVGVVAYYTNDFGGVCPQYDRPDQLLDHITEALLSLGLTAGEDVFIGLNCAAHEIYDPDKGKYEVMSGALKTGDDMLEVYGDLITRYPGIIALIDPLRKHDITALERLCSQFSEKCFILGDQVYPRPEKFLLTGFDKLNLNGATLKLQQMTAVTDVLKASRMIHDNGCVSIIAGVQGDTTDPFLADLAVGAQATFVKFGAPTRGERVALYNRLSRISDELSSKGALVARTKFPFRAIHQPEPQDGDDDGTSQTKDDESKEPESKN from the exons ATGGCTGCCAGCCGGAGCTCACAGCGAAATGCCAGGGAGTTCTTTGAACTTAAGCAAAGAGCTGTTCGGttctacaaagaaaataaagtgcCCGAGAAGCTGGAAGATATTCTGAATGCTATGGTCTACGAGCAACCACCAGATGTTTATGGGAGGCTG TCTGAATACTTTGAGTCTATTTCGAGCCCTATTGTCATCAGCAAATTCCAAGCTAATCAAGTGTTGGATAGCAGAGGACAACCAACCATTCAAGCAGATGTTCACTGTATTAGAAAAGGGATTGAGGAG TGCATGGCATCAAGTACAATGGCAAGCTTTAATCATCTCACAGATACTGCACCACCAGATCAGAAAGAATCAGAGGATAAAGAGAGGCAAGAATCAGTATTAGCTGCCATAGAGTTTATCCAAGGACCAATAAGTGAAGGATTATCAGGTTTGGATCCTACTCAACAGAAAGAGGCAGATGATATAGTTTG TTCTATCATCAAcaaattgaaagaagaaaatgaagccTTAAATGAAGAGAAATCTCCAGCTAAAGTTGAGATTGCAGACGAAGCCAAGTCGGAGACTTCTAAACCGGAGACCAAGAATGCCTCAGCCAAAGGCAAAAAGAAGAGCGGTAGTGCCAAGTCAACTACGGTAGTGATACAGGAACCTAAGGAGCCTATGTTTTGTGGGTGTAATGCTGTGTGTGTCGTATCACAGGCAGTAGCCAGGGTggggtcagaggtcaaaggcaTCCCACTATACGAGTATATTGCTTCCCTATGTTACGAG GATTCTCCTTATCAGTTCTCCTTTCCCATACCCATGATGACTGTTCTTTCATCTGGCAAGGCCTCTCcaggaaaacaaaatttacTGAAAGAAGTTCTTCTAATTCCCAAACCAGATCTCTCATTCCGTGAG tCTGTGCAACAACTGACTCAGATTTACCAACGAGTCAGCAATCTACATTTCTCTAAAGTTGGA GTGGTAGCCTACTACACCAATGACTTTGGAGGAGTTTGTCCACAATATGACAGACCAGACCAACTTCTGGATCATATCACAGAGGCTTTACTGAGTTTAGGCCTCACAGCTGGAGAAGATGTATTCATTGGGCTCAACTGTGCTGCACATGAAATATATGATCCT GATAAGGGCAAGTATGAGGTCATGAGTGGTGCACTGAAGACAGGAGATGATATGTTGGAGGTTTATGGTGACCTCATCACCAGATACCCAGGGATCATCGCTCTAATTGATCCCCTTAGGAAACAT GATATTACTGCCTTGGAAAGGTTGTGTTCTCAGTTCTCTGAGAAGTGTTTCATTCTTGGGGACCAAGTTTATCCTAGACCAGAGAAATTCCTCCTCACTGGGTTTGATAAACTGAACTTAAATGGTGCCACCTTAAAACTGCAGCAGATGACAGCTGTAACAGATGTGTTGAAAGCTTCAAGAATGATACATG ataacGGATGTGTGAGTATCATCGCAGGAGTACAGGGTGACACGACAGATCCTTTTCTCGCAGACTTG GCTGTGGGTGCTCAAGCTACCTTTGTCAAATTTGGGGCTCCAACCAGAGGTGAACGTGTAGCTCTATACAACCGCCTGAGTAGAATTTCGGATGAACTGAGCTCAAAGGGAGCCCTCGTGGCTAGAACCAAGTTTCCTTTCCGTGCAATTCATCAGCCCGAGCCTCAAGATGGAGATGACGATGGTACCTCACAGACCAAAGATGACGAAAGTAAAGAACCTGAGAGCAAAAATTGA
- the LOC139967796 gene encoding uncharacterized protein, producing the protein MDPQSANKSAPDVSQVAAVALKLPPYWPNDPAVWFAQVQAQFMTRGITSEQTQFAYIVSALQPEIAQEVRDILMNPPTDTPYSHLKAELIRRTSVSEQKRLHQLLTQEELGDRKPSQLLRRMEQLLGSDKLDETIFKQLFLQRLPHHVQTILASSRDDMKVTQLADLADRIIDVGSTSTVSAVSTPSSPAPSCACSSDLSQLRQQVDRLTFQVQSLTTHFRREGGRSPNRRPFRSDRQRSRSSSEKRPFCWYHWKHGAGALKCTPPCNFKQSSSFSSDSQQSYATNAQGNDRASRE; encoded by the coding sequence atgGATCCGCAATCAGCTAATAAATCTGCCCCTGATGTATCACAGGTCGCAGCAGTCGCCTTAAAGCTTCCACCGTACTGGCCGAACGATCCCGCTGTATGGTTTGCTCAAGTCCAAGCTCAGTTTATGACGAGAGGAATTACATCAGAGCAGACTCAGTTCGCGTACATAGTGTCCGCACTACAACCTGAGATCGCGCAGGAAGTCAGGGATATTTTAATGAACCCTCCTACAGACACACCCTATTCGCACCTCAAAGCCGAATTGATTCGCAGGACATCAGTCTCCGAGCAGAAAAGACTCCACCAGTTGCTTACTCAAGAAGAACTAGGGGATCGGAAACCTTCTCAGCTACTACGCAGAATGGAACAACTGCTTGGAAGTGACAAGCTTGATGAGACAATCTTCAAACAGTTATTCTTGCAGCGACTCCCTCATCATGTCCAGACGATTCTAGCGTCAAGCCGCGATGACATGAAGGTGACGCAGTTAGCAGACTTGGCCGATAGAATCATTGACGTTGGTTCAACAAGTACTGTTTCAGCTGTGAGTACGCCTTCATCTCCTGCTCCAAGTTGTGCATGTTCTTCAGATTTGTCACAACTCAGACAACAAGTAGACAGACTTACATTCCAAGTTCAATCGTTGACAACACATTTTCGGCGTGAAGGTGGTCGATCTCCAAATAGGCGCCCATTTCGTTCCGACAGACAACGTAGCAGGAGTAGTAGTGAGAAGCGCCCTTTCTGTTGGTATCACTGGAAACATGGTGCAGGAGCTCTCAAGTGTACACCACCATGTAACTTTAAGCAATCTTCTTCGTTCTCCAGCGATTCTCAACAGTCTTACGCCACCAATGCCCAGGGAAACGACAGAGCCAGCCGGGAATAA